A DNA window from Arachis duranensis cultivar V14167 chromosome 3, aradu.V14167.gnm2.J7QH, whole genome shotgun sequence contains the following coding sequences:
- the LOC107477543 gene encoding uncharacterized protein LOC107477543, with amino-acid sequence MAKLSSSSSSSSPSSVSNSENSRELLCVGTLEIATPKPVGFLCGSIPVPTDKSFHAFHSPLLPTPQTVNAPRYRYRMLPTETDLNMPPLLADFPDKVLPVGYVQSKATGGDFPWEGNAVASNFTRKCEALAVSGLADYGDEIDVIAPADILKQIFKMPYSKARLSIAVHRIGQTLVLNTGPDVEEGEKLIRRHNNQSKCADQSLFLNFAMHSVRMEACDCPPTHNVSQEEKSKSSVLPGSKTPHIVEQNDVVQADGYKCCSEYSNVKQDVIWGSKNNRRNKNHSPANKVSHVGEKPRTTMQESEKQRKAGNDSFLRVLFWQFHNFRMLLGSDLLLFSNEKYVAVSLHLWDVTRQVTPLTWLEAWLDNVMASVPELAICYHRNGVVQGYELLKTDDIFLLKGISEDGTPAFHPYVVQQNGLSVLRFLQENCKQDPGAYWLYKGAGEDDIQLFDLSVIPKNHSSNDCDDASSSLPSLINRGRSDAVYSLGTLLYRIAHRLSLSMAAKNRARCVSFFRKCLEFLDDSDHLAVRAIAHEQFARLILNYDEELNLTSDSLAVECGLTLTEAKESPWDAENTNSESVAPEVFYLLADDKSHEHEQTPDSVDGDAQLSNHRTSLSSSSPDASSSSGCEVCPVTTPVVQTVADPISSKLAAVHHVSQAIKSLRWMRQLHSNEPEVMDRFDEDHDRSPSSFDVSVCACGDADCIEVCDIREWLPTSKLDHKLWKLVLLLGESYLALSEAYKEDGQLHQALKVIQLACSVYGSMPSHLEDTEFISSMVSSSSLQRKCYDINESRTLLNDVKDETVNGYLTVERKSSTYIFWSKAWELVGDVYVEFHRIKSNEISVQDVRRPANSELKMSSEVAKEVKRLKKKLVQLNQNCSSCSLVNCSCQSDRASSGSSASSSSADMSLTTYGRKHGKRWFTKNTNYLHPKDPGDELILNENKKDFEHFEHSNYGGNLIDTLDGSAIEVESLAAMNSRTHEGSSEPDNSGSSALSQTELSPKVTGIVKNGGIFDYLSKPVLGDVEHNLLAALKCYEEARKALLKLPSGLSELESLVKKKGWVCNELGRIRIENKELNKAELAFVDAIVAFREVSDHTNIILINCNLGHGRRALAEEMVSKIENLKLQNIFHNAYSHALEAAKLEYKESIRYYGAARLELNAVNEDDDAVTSSLRKEVHTQYAHTYLRLGMLLARENSTAELYENGSLEDTCVRHTNSHDRRRKELRKHEISANEAIREALSVYESLGELRKQEAAYAYFQLGCYQRDCCLKFMNAGNKKSLSTKGENSTDHRVKQYSSLADRNWQKAMDFYGPKTHPNMYITILMERSSLSLSLSSQIRSSAVLESALVLMLEGRHVSETSTDTFSTGYPELHAKYWSQLQMVLKKMLAMVLSSSANKSPCQSSLSSGRLGDGGKIRELYKMSLKGTDMTQLHAMYSLWMS; translated from the exons ACTTCCCTTGGGAGGGCAATGCTGTTGCTTCAAATTTTACAAGAAAATGTGAGGCCCTCGCAGTATCTGGCTTGGCTGATTATGGGGATGAGATTGATGTAATTGCTCCAGCAGACATTTTGAAGCAGATATTTAAAATGCCATATTCCAAGGCTCGATTGTCAATTGCTGTTCATCGAATTGGCCAGACCCTTGTTTTAAATACTGG GCCAGAtgttgaagaaggagaaaagtTGATTAGGAGgcataacaatcaatcaaaaTGTGCAGATCAGTCACTATTCTTGAATTTTGCTATGCATTCAGTCAGAATGGAGGCCTGCGATTGTCCACCAACTCATAATGTTTCACAAGAGGAGAAATCAAAATCTTCAGTTCTTCCTGGAAGCAAAACACCCCATATTGTGGAACAGAATGATGTTGTTCAAGCTGATGGATACAAATGCTGTTCTGAGTACTCAAATGTTAAGCAGGATGTCATTTGGGGAAGCAAGAATAACAGGAGAAATAAGAACCATAGTCCTGCCAATAAAGTGTCACATGTTGGTGAAAAACCCAGAACAACAATGCAAGAGtctgaaaaacaaagaaaagctGGTAATGATAGCTTTCTGAGGGTCCTGTTCTGGCAGTTTCATAATTTTCGGATGCTCCTTGGAAGTGATTTGCTTCTGTTTAGTAATGAAAAGTATGTTGCTGTGAGCTTGCATTTGTGGGATGTCACAAGACAG GTCACACCTTTGACATGGCTTGAAGCCTGGCTTGACAATGTTATGGCAAGTGTGCCTGAGCTGGCAATATGTTATCATCGTAATGGTGTTGTTCAGGGATATGAGCTTCTGAAGACAgatgatatttttttacttaaagGGATATCTGAGGATGGGACGCCAGCATTTCATCCATATGTTGTCCAGCAAAATGGCCTTTCCGTTTTGAGGTTCCTTCAGGAAAATTGCAAACAGGATCCTGGAGCTTACTGG CTTTATAAAGGTGCAGGTGAAGACGATATACAGCTTTTTGATCTTTCTGTTATTCCCAAAAACCATTCATCTAATGATTGTGATGATGCTTCAAGTTCCTTGCCATCTTTAATCAATAGAGGTAGAAGTGATGCAGTGTATTCACTGGGAACACTCCTGTATCGAATCGCTCACAGGCTTTCACTGTCAATG GCTGCTAAAAATAGGGCTAGATGTGTCAGCTTCTTTAGGAAGTGTTTGGAATTTCTTGACGACTCAGACCACCTG GCAGTACGAGCAATTGCTCATGAACAGTTTGCAAGGCTGATTTTAAATTATGATGAGGAGCTTAATCTAACATCGGACTCACTAGCTGTGGAATGTGGACTAACTCTTACTGAAGCCAAAGAGTCACCTTGGGATGCCGAAAACACTAATTCTGAGTCAGTTGCTCCAGAAGTATTCTATCTCCTAGCGGATGACAAATCCCATGAACATGAACAAACACCTGACTCAGTAGATGGTGATGCACAATTGAGCAACCACAGAACGTCTCTATCCAGCTCATCTCCAGATGCTAGCAGCTCTTCTGGATGTGAAGTATGTCCAGTTACCACACCTGTGGTTCAGACAGTTGCTGATCCAATATCATCTAAGTTAGCCGCAGTACATCATGTTTCACAGGCCATTAAGTCTCTGAGATGGATGCGACAGCTTCACAGCAACGAACCAGAGGTGATGGATCGGTTTGACGAAGATCATGATAGGTCACCGTCATCTTTTGATGTTTCTGTTTGTGCTTGTGGGGATGCTGACTGTATTGAGGTTTGTGACATTCGAGAATGGCTACCAACATCCAAGTTGGATCATAAGTTGTGGAAGCTTGTTCTTTTGCTTGGAGAATCTTATTTAGCACTTTCCGAAGCATACAAGGAGGATGGTCAACTGCATCAAGCTTTAAAGGTTATACAGTTAGCATGTTCTGTTTATGGATCAATGCCTTCACATCTGGAGGACACGGAGTTCATTTCTTCTATGGTTAGTAGCTCATCCTTGCAGAGAAAATGCTATGATATAAATGAAAGTCGTACATTGCTGAATGATGTAAAAGATGAGACTGTTAATGGGTATCTCACTGTTGAGAGGAAGTCTTCTACTTACATTTTCTGGTCCAAGGCATGGGAGCTGGTCGGAGATGTTTATGTCGAGTTCCATAGGATAAAGAGTAATGAAATTTCAGTACAAGATGTGAGAAGACCTGCAAACAGTGAATTGAAAATGTCATCTGAGGTTGCTAAGGAAGTTAAaaggctgaagaagaagctgGTGCAGTTGAACCAGAATTGTAGTTCATGTTCCTTGGTAAATTGTAGTTGCCAAAGCGACAGAGCTAGTAGTGGAAGCAGTGCAAGCAGTAGTAGTGCAGATATGAGCCTGACGACTTATGGTAGAAAGCATGGTAAACGATGGTTTACTAAAAATACCAATTATTTGCATCCAAAAGATCCTGGAGATGAGCTCATTCTTAATgagaataaaaaagattttgaacatTTTGAGCACAGTAATTATGGTGGAAACTTGATAGATACTCTTGATGGTAGCGCGATTGAAGTTGAATCCTTGGCAGCTATGAACTCCAGAACACATGAGGGATCTTCAGAGCCCGACAATTCCGGTTCCAGTGCTCTATCACAAACTGAATTAAGTCCAAAGGTAACAGGTATAGTTAAAAATGGTGGTATCTTTGATTATCTAAGTAAACCTGTACTTGGAGATGTTGAGCACAATCTATTAGCTGCTTTAAAATGCTATGAAGAAGCTAGAAAAGCATTGCTTAAACTTCCATCTGGTTTATCTGAGTTAGAATCACTGGTTAAAAAGAAAGGGTGGGTTTGTAATGAATTGGGGAGAAttagaatagaaaataaagagttGAACAAGGCTGAACTGGCCTTTGTAGATGCTATAGTTGCATTCAGAGAAGTTTCAGATCACACCAATATAATATTGATAAACTGTAATTTGGGTCATGGCCGACGAGCTTTAGCTGAGGAGATGGTATCAAAAATTGAGAATCTCAAATTACAGAACATCTTTCATAATGCATACAGTCATGCTCTGGAAGCTGCAAAACTAGAATATAAAGAATCTATTAGATATTATGGGGCAGCAAGGCTAGAACTAAATGCTGTAAATGAGGATGATGATGCTGTGACAAGCAGCTTGAGGAAGGAGGTACATACACAGTATGCTCATACTTATCTGCGGCTTGGCATGCTTTTGGCAAGAGAAAATAGTACAGCTGAACTGTATGAGAATGGATCACTGGAGGATACCTGTGTAAGGCATACAAATTCCCATGACCGAAGAAGGAAAGAATTGAGAAAGCATGAGATTTCAGCTAATGAGGCCATTAGGGAAGCATTATCTGTGTACGAGTCTCTAGGTGAACTACGCAAACAGGAGGCTGCATATGCTTACTTCCAGTTAGGTTGCTATCAGAGGGATTGTTGTTTGAAATTTATGAACGCTGGCAATAAGAAAAGCCTTTCAACAAAAGGTGAAAATAGCACTGACCATCGAGTCAAGCAGTATTCATCTCTAGCAGACAGGAACTGGCAAAAAGCAATGGACTTTTATGGCCCTAAAACCCATCCTAACATGTATATTACTATACTCATGGAAAGGTCGTCTCTTTCATTAAGCCTTTCAAGTCAAATACGCTCCAGTGCG GTTCTTGAGTCAGCTTTGGTTCTCATGCTCGAAGGACGCCATGTTTCAGAGACAAGCACTGACACTTTCAGTACTGGTTATCCTGAACTGCATGCGAAATACTGGAGTCAGTTGCAGATGGTTTTGAAGAAAATGTTGGCCATGGTACTATCATCAAGTGCGAACAAATCTCCCTGCCAATCGTCTCTATCCTCTGGTAGACTTGGAGATGGAGGAAAGATCAGGGAACTGTATAAGATGTCCCTCAAGGGTACGGACATGACCCAACTGCATGCCATGTACAGCTTGTGGATGTCATAA